In Variovorax sp. J2L1-78, the following are encoded in one genomic region:
- a CDS encoding dihydroorotase: MKEVDLVIRGARIVSPDQIIEASVAIAGEQIVAVGHDDTMPPAREEMRADGLYLLPGAIDSHVHFRDPGYPNKETWKTGSAAAAMGGVTTVFEMPNTNPATGTLEALRMKQKAAEASYCDFGIHGLLGDDTVDRLEELLDAGVTSFKAFVGNTFGNLPAPTDGALLEGFEKLAPLGIRTVVHAENSSILFRRQKKMQDAGRIDAMAHLAARPAVAEIEAIGRVLTLAEWTGARVHIAHHSAADSLFLLREAKRRGVDVTAETCPQYLLLNTDHMLKLGGVMRLNPPIREARHNQPLWDALMDGTLDMIATDHAPHAPEEKTRESIWDCDCGFPGVETQMPLMLTEVNRGRASLMDYVRWSSVAPAKAWGIYGPKGVIAPGAHADIAFVDMERAGILSQNKLQSISKISPWNGRPVKGYPLHTLLRGRFVMRDGKLVTDAVGWGRSVKTVQQMPTAKPRNTEHYSSAILETPPGVPRTAVPVGEVDWSAS; this comes from the coding sequence ATGAAAGAAGTCGACCTCGTCATCCGCGGCGCGCGCATCGTCTCGCCGGACCAGATCATCGAAGCCTCGGTCGCCATCGCGGGCGAGCAGATCGTGGCCGTCGGCCACGACGACACCATGCCGCCCGCGCGCGAAGAGATGCGCGCCGACGGCCTGTACCTGCTGCCCGGTGCCATCGACAGCCACGTGCACTTCCGCGACCCGGGCTACCCCAACAAGGAAACCTGGAAGACCGGCTCGGCGGCCGCCGCGATGGGGGGCGTGACCACCGTCTTCGAGATGCCCAACACCAACCCGGCCACCGGCACCCTCGAGGCGCTGCGCATGAAGCAGAAGGCGGCCGAGGCGTCGTACTGTGACTTCGGCATCCACGGCTTGCTGGGCGACGACACCGTCGACCGGCTCGAAGAACTGCTCGATGCGGGCGTGACCAGCTTCAAGGCCTTCGTCGGCAACACCTTCGGCAATCTGCCGGCACCGACCGACGGCGCGCTGCTCGAAGGCTTCGAGAAGCTCGCGCCGCTGGGCATCCGCACGGTGGTGCACGCGGAGAACTCGTCGATCCTGTTCCGCCGCCAGAAGAAGATGCAGGACGCTGGCCGCATCGATGCGATGGCGCACCTGGCCGCCCGCCCGGCCGTGGCCGAGATCGAGGCCATCGGCCGTGTGCTCACGCTGGCCGAATGGACCGGCGCGCGCGTGCACATCGCGCACCACAGCGCGGCCGATTCGCTCTTCCTGCTGCGCGAGGCCAAGCGCCGCGGTGTCGACGTGACGGCCGAGACCTGTCCGCAGTACCTGCTGCTCAACACCGACCACATGCTGAAGCTCGGCGGCGTGATGCGGCTCAACCCGCCGATCCGCGAGGCGCGCCACAACCAGCCGCTGTGGGACGCGTTGATGGACGGCACGCTCGACATGATCGCGACCGACCATGCGCCACACGCGCCGGAAGAAAAGACGCGCGAGAGCATCTGGGACTGCGACTGCGGCTTCCCCGGCGTCGAGACGCAGATGCCGCTGATGCTCACCGAAGTGAACCGCGGCCGGGCGTCGCTGATGGACTACGTGCGCTGGAGTTCGGTCGCACCGGCCAAGGCCTGGGGCATCTACGGCCCCAAGGGCGTGATCGCGCCGGGAGCGCATGCCGACATCGCCTTCGTCGACATGGAGCGCGCGGGCATCCTGTCGCAGAACAAGCTGCAGAGCATCAGCAAGATCTCCCCGTGGAACGGTCGCCCCGTGAAGGGCTACCCGTTGCACACGCTGCTGCGCGGGCGCTTCGTGATGCGCGACGGCAAGCTGGTGACCGATGCGGTGGGTTGGGGCCGCTCGGTGAAGACCGTGCAGCAGATGCCGACGGCGAAGCCGCGCAACACCGAGCACTACAGCAGCGCGATCCTCGAGACACCGCCCGGCGTGCCGCGCACTGCGGTGCCGGTGGGCGAGGTGGATTGGAGCGCGTCGTGA